One window from the genome of Treponema sp. OMZ 838 encodes:
- a CDS encoding RNA-binding protein, with product MAQKIYVGNLNYATTEEGLSNLFGAYGEVVSAAVIKDKFSNRSKGFGFVEMADESAAQNAIAELNEKEFEGRRLRVNVAQEKPRRTYP from the coding sequence ATGGCTCAGAAAATCTATGTAGGAAATTTAAACTACGCAACCACGGAAGAAGGTTTGTCAAACTTGTTTGGAGCTTATGGCGAAGTCGTCTCGGCAGCTGTAATTAAAGACAAGTTCAGCAACCGTTCAAAGGGTTTCGGATTTGTTGAAATGGCCGATGAAAGCGCTGCACAAAATGCTATTGCAGAATTAAATGAAAAGGAATTTGAAGGACGCCGTCTCCGCGTTAATGTCGCTCAGGAGAAACCCCGTCGCACTTATCCCTAA
- the hcp gene encoding hydroxylamine reductase — protein sequence MDSMFCFQCQETFKNTGCIKVGVCGKNPVVAGLQDFLIWATKKLSVVTSYMREHGMKVTKEVNHLVTTNLFVTITNANFDPDAIEKKNTLTLETIAALRKEAKLEADAEIDTLIGADTSARLAKALTIGILQTKDEDKRALKELIIYGLKGLCAYMKHANILKHENEEVDAFIQKTLSVLIDEALSVDELVALTLKTGEFGVKGMALLDGANSGTYGNPEMTEVSIGVRKNPGILVSGHDLRDIEMLLEQTEGQGVDVYTHSEMLPAHYYPKLKKYKHLAGNYGGSWARQTSDFANFNGPILMTTNCIIPTKASYVTRMYTTNAAGHPGCAHIEADKDGHKDFSAIIAQAKTCPPPQEIETGKIIGGFAHAQVFALADKVVEAVKSGAIKKFVVMGGCDGRQGARSYYTDFAQALPKDTVILTAGCAKYRYNKLNLGDINGIPRVLDAGQCNDSYSLALIALKLKEIFELSDINDLPIVFNIAWYEQKAVIVLLALLSLGVKNIHLGPTLPGFLSKNVTEVLVSKFGLAGITSVDEDLKRFFA from the coding sequence ATGGATTCGATGTTTTGTTTTCAATGTCAAGAGACATTTAAGAATACCGGCTGTATAAAGGTCGGCGTTTGCGGAAAGAATCCTGTTGTCGCAGGACTACAGGATTTCCTTATCTGGGCAACAAAGAAGCTCTCTGTTGTTACCTCCTATATGCGCGAGCATGGGATGAAGGTAACAAAAGAGGTGAACCACCTCGTAACTACCAACCTCTTTGTTACAATTACCAATGCCAACTTTGATCCCGATGCGATTGAGAAAAAAAATACGCTTACCCTTGAAACAATTGCCGCTTTGCGAAAAGAGGCAAAACTTGAAGCGGACGCCGAAATCGATACTCTTATCGGTGCCGATACCTCTGCACGGCTGGCAAAGGCACTGACCATCGGTATTTTACAAACCAAGGATGAAGATAAGCGGGCTCTTAAAGAGTTGATTATCTACGGGCTGAAAGGGCTTTGTGCATATATGAAGCATGCCAATATCCTAAAGCATGAGAATGAAGAAGTAGATGCGTTTATCCAAAAAACGCTCTCCGTATTAATCGACGAAGCGCTTTCCGTTGATGAGTTGGTTGCGCTCACACTTAAAACGGGAGAATTCGGCGTAAAAGGGATGGCTTTACTGGACGGCGCCAATAGCGGAACCTACGGCAACCCCGAAATGACGGAGGTTTCTATCGGGGTACGGAAAAATCCCGGTATATTGGTTTCCGGTCATGATTTGCGCGATATTGAAATGCTCCTTGAGCAAACCGAAGGCCAGGGCGTAGACGTTTATACACATTCCGAAATGCTTCCCGCACATTATTATCCCAAGCTTAAGAAATACAAGCATCTGGCAGGAAACTACGGCGGTTCATGGGCGCGCCAAACTTCCGACTTTGCGAATTTTAACGGTCCCATCCTGATGACAACCAACTGTATCATTCCGACAAAAGCCTCCTATGTAACAAGAATGTACACGACAAATGCGGCAGGACATCCCGGCTGTGCACATATCGAAGCTGATAAAGACGGACACAAGGACTTTTCCGCCATTATTGCGCAGGCAAAAACCTGTCCGCCGCCTCAAGAAATAGAAACGGGGAAAATCATCGGCGGTTTTGCCCACGCACAAGTGTTTGCCCTTGCGGATAAAGTGGTCGAAGCGGTAAAGAGCGGCGCTATTAAAAAGTTTGTCGTTATGGGCGGCTGTGACGGACGGCAGGGGGCGCGGTCATACTATACCGACTTTGCGCAAGCCCTTCCGAAAGATACGGTGATTTTAACGGCAGGTTGCGCCAAGTACCGCTATAACAAGCTGAATCTCGGCGATATAAACGGTATCCCGCGTGTATTGGATGCAGGGCAGTGTAACGACAGTTATTCGCTTGCGCTGATTGCCTTAAAGCTGAAAGAAATCTTCGAATTGAGCGATATCAATGATTTGCCGATTGTCTTCAATATCGCGTGGTATGAACAAAAGGCTGTTATTGTTCTTTTAGCGCTCCTATCGCTTGGGGTAAAAAATATCCATCTCGGCCCGACGCTTCCGGGCTTCCTGTCAAAAAATGTAACGGAAGTCTTGGTGAGCAAATTCGGGCTTGCGGGAATTACCTCTGTGGACGAAGACCTTAAACGCTTTTTTGCATAA
- the groL gene encoding chaperonin GroEL (60 kDa chaperone family; promotes refolding of misfolded polypeptides especially under stressful conditions; forms two stacked rings of heptamers to form a barrel-shaped 14mer; ends can be capped by GroES; misfolded proteins enter the barrel where they are refolded when GroES binds) yields MAKQLLFNEEARKKLLSGVEQISSAVKVTLGPKGRNVLLDKSFGAPTVTKDGVSVAREVELEDPFENMGAQLLKEVATKTNDVAGDGTTTATVLAYSMVREGLKAVAAGMTPLELKRGMDKAVAIAVDDIQKNAKEIKGSEEVAHVASVSANNDQEIGKILADAIARVGKDGVIDVGEAQTMETVTEYVEGMQFDRGYISSYFVTDRDRMETVYDNPYILIHDKTISTMKDLLPLLEKVAQSGRPLLIIAEDVEGEALATLVVNSLRGALKTCAVKAPGFGDRRKEMLEDIAILTGGQVISEELGLKLETADLSQLGQAKSIKIDKENTTIIDGAGDKKHINDRVAQIKKQIENSSSEYDTEKLKERLAKLAGGVAVIKIGAVTEVEMKEKKHRVEDALNATRAAIEEGIVPGGGLALIQAAEALNKADLSKLTEDEKIGFKIVKRALEEPIRQIAENAGVDGAVVAEKAKEKRGIGFDAAKMEWVDMMKVGIIDPAKVTRSALQNAASIASLLLTTECAITNLPEKHAPAAPAPDMGGMGGMY; encoded by the coding sequence ATGGCAAAACAACTGCTGTTTAATGAAGAAGCACGGAAGAAGCTGCTTTCCGGTGTTGAACAAATTTCAAGTGCGGTAAAAGTTACATTAGGCCCCAAAGGGCGCAATGTCTTACTCGATAAGAGTTTCGGCGCGCCGACCGTTACCAAAGACGGTGTTTCGGTTGCCCGTGAAGTTGAATTGGAAGATCCGTTTGAGAATATGGGAGCTCAGCTCTTAAAAGAAGTTGCCACAAAAACCAACGATGTTGCCGGTGACGGAACCACAACCGCAACCGTTTTGGCTTATTCTATGGTGCGCGAAGGCTTAAAGGCCGTTGCCGCCGGTATGACTCCGCTTGAATTAAAGCGCGGTATGGATAAGGCTGTTGCAATTGCTGTAGACGACATTCAGAAAAACGCAAAAGAAATTAAGGGGTCCGAAGAAGTTGCTCATGTTGCTTCCGTTTCCGCAAACAACGATCAGGAAATCGGTAAAATTCTTGCCGATGCGATTGCCCGCGTAGGAAAAGACGGCGTTATCGATGTCGGCGAAGCACAGACGATGGAGACCGTTACCGAATATGTTGAAGGTATGCAGTTTGACCGCGGTTATATTTCTTCCTATTTTGTAACCGACCGCGACCGCATGGAAACCGTATACGACAATCCGTATATCTTAATTCACGACAAGACCATTTCTACGATGAAAGATCTGTTGCCTCTTTTGGAAAAAGTCGCACAGTCAGGCCGCCCGCTTTTGATCATCGCAGAAGATGTTGAAGGCGAAGCGTTGGCAACCTTAGTGGTAAACAGCCTCCGCGGCGCCTTAAAGACCTGTGCGGTAAAGGCTCCCGGTTTCGGCGACCGCCGCAAGGAAATGCTCGAAGATATCGCTATTTTGACCGGCGGACAGGTTATCTCCGAAGAATTGGGCTTAAAGCTGGAAACAGCTGATCTTAGCCAGCTCGGTCAGGCCAAGAGTATTAAAATCGATAAAGAGAATACGACGATTATCGACGGCGCAGGCGATAAAAAGCACATCAACGACCGCGTTGCCCAAATCAAGAAGCAGATTGAAAATTCTTCTTCCGAATACGACACCGAAAAACTCAAGGAACGCCTTGCAAAACTCGCAGGCGGTGTTGCGGTTATTAAGATCGGCGCCGTTACCGAAGTCGAGATGAAGGAAAAGAAGCACCGCGTAGAGGATGCCTTGAATGCAACCCGTGCCGCTATCGAAGAAGGTATTGTACCGGGCGGCGGTCTTGCGTTGATTCAAGCTGCGGAAGCGCTCAACAAGGCTGATCTTTCCAAACTGACCGAAGATGAAAAAATCGGCTTTAAGATTGTCAAGCGCGCGCTTGAAGAACCGATCCGCCAGATTGCGGAAAATGCCGGTGTTGACGGTGCTGTCGTTGCAGAAAAAGCAAAAGAGAAGCGCGGTATCGGCTTTGACGCTGCAAAAATGGAATGGGTAGATATGATGAAGGTCGGAATTATCGACCCCGCAAAGGTTACCCGCTCCGCATTGCAGAATGCAGCCTCCATTGCGAGCCTCCTGCTGACCACCGAGTGCGCTATCACCAACCTTCCTGAAAAGCACGCTCCGGCGGCTCCCGCCCCCGACATGGGCGGTATGGGCGGAATGTATTAA
- a CDS encoding VCBS repeat-containing protein has translation MMDTGDLNEHIHSTAGHDMPPIENADTAERQTAAPDTDTVHAPPPPPTKKKRKKSGFFKKAGIFLLVLILIILIPLVGLIGYSLINRTNPARHIADGYYAAVTIRSASDTLQKGLYLSAVDSILSSPETAALQGNLRALRSNTTLQSDWFKRLLNVPINIAVYEGNNAALVADIGVRSAAVQLLPLITAVKPELLDSIPNLSQTEFDINGNAKGGFLFKLTQDQRLYICFYKNLIIAATSEDLLYSCLAENSEESGKRLTALLRASNRGAVSVYAEPSYFLSGIVAKQDIVGNMVRELAFPEPAALNVNFDENTVSFHSIINWISERSEVNTILQRRSTLPSILSRLPEGTAYLTLLNLGDPQFLYENTKAFFPPELTKTFNSTNRNSSFFFNKDLNQLIFEWMGSEIGVFGHRDSQTPVFFISLKNEAKCRYLLEDLFNTIFIDRSTAAVVDDNRIPRIVFPSWLSGLLRAFRIDLPEPFYMIQDGYLYLSNSAEALGMCKKETDTGKLLVKTDEWKKIAKAVSAETSFLVYYSLDRSIPFFLEQNALLKTAFKNYGKGVLSLRFAAGRQVHLDFYTQKTDARKLEEIPAFPRSLSQLPESDIICAKTVDNVPYVFWTNGSNVQSMNLLNGSESTLSLDGKAGIAAEIKHSKLQSLWAVSARGSIYRANANLEPFAGYPVLTAEKLLPKPVAFNGGIAVPLSADSALLFAGTTDNWSTSDTMNAKLRAAPVIFKDGIAALPRSFESCLYLFNKEGKIVEGYPIELEGIFAAAPVFFEETKGNYAAAFVSEDGRFSIRSLSKDYAEIASCDLNTVCKADLAYSASLRAFFVVSQDGHLFKFNTAGAITDSLPLKTGAADDYCITLLDVTGDGKDEIFISGGGNALYGYTSGFAPLDGFPLAGTGTPYLLDIDGDSIPELITHGIDSKVHAYRGAALR, from the coding sequence ATGATGGATACCGGCGATTTAAACGAACACATTCACTCAACAGCAGGGCATGATATGCCGCCTATTGAAAACGCTGATACGGCAGAGCGGCAGACGGCGGCACCGGACACCGATACGGTACATGCCCCTCCACCTCCGCCCACGAAAAAAAAGCGGAAGAAGAGCGGATTTTTCAAAAAAGCCGGTATCTTTCTCCTCGTCCTTATTTTGATTATTCTCATTCCGCTTGTCGGGTTAATCGGATATTCATTGATAAACCGGACGAATCCTGCGCGGCATATTGCCGACGGATATTATGCTGCGGTTACTATTCGCTCTGCAAGCGATACACTGCAAAAAGGGCTGTACCTCAGCGCCGTCGATTCGATTCTTTCTTCGCCCGAAACGGCCGCTTTACAGGGGAATCTCCGCGCATTGCGGTCTAACACAACACTCCAATCCGACTGGTTTAAGCGACTGCTGAATGTTCCTATTAATATCGCTGTTTATGAGGGCAATAACGCAGCGCTTGTTGCGGATATCGGTGTCCGCTCCGCTGCCGTTCAGTTGCTTCCCCTTATTACTGCCGTTAAGCCGGAACTGCTTGATTCGATACCGAACCTTTCACAAACCGAATTTGATATAAACGGTAATGCAAAAGGAGGATTCCTGTTTAAGCTGACCCAAGACCAGCGGCTTTATATCTGTTTTTATAAAAATCTTATTATCGCCGCGACCTCGGAAGATTTGCTCTATTCCTGTTTAGCCGAAAACTCCGAAGAGAGCGGTAAACGGCTAACGGCTCTACTGCGTGCTTCTAACCGGGGAGCGGTCAGCGTATATGCGGAACCGTCGTATTTTCTTTCCGGTATCGTGGCAAAACAGGATATCGTCGGCAACATGGTGCGGGAGCTTGCATTCCCCGAACCGGCGGCGCTCAACGTCAACTTTGATGAAAACACGGTTTCTTTTCATAGCATCATCAATTGGATTTCGGAACGCTCCGAAGTAAATACTATCCTGCAGCGGCGCTCAACACTGCCGTCTATTTTATCCCGTCTGCCGGAAGGAACTGCCTATTTAACGCTGCTCAACCTCGGCGATCCTCAATTCCTCTACGAAAACACTAAAGCTTTTTTTCCTCCGGAACTGACAAAGACGTTTAATTCAACGAATAGAAACAGCTCATTCTTTTTTAACAAAGATTTGAATCAGCTTATCTTTGAATGGATGGGGAGTGAAATCGGTGTATTCGGTCATCGGGATTCTCAAACACCTGTTTTCTTTATTTCATTAAAAAATGAGGCAAAGTGTCGTTATCTATTGGAAGATTTGTTTAATACGATATTCATTGATCGCAGCACCGCTGCAGTGGTTGATGACAACCGTATCCCGCGTATTGTATTCCCCTCATGGTTGTCAGGACTGTTACGAGCCTTTCGAATCGATTTGCCGGAACCGTTTTATATGATACAAGACGGCTATTTGTATCTTTCTAATAGTGCAGAAGCGCTCGGTATGTGCAAAAAAGAGACTGATACGGGTAAACTCTTGGTAAAAACCGATGAATGGAAGAAGATTGCAAAGGCCGTTTCCGCCGAAACGTCTTTCTTAGTATACTACTCGCTGGATCGGAGTATCCCGTTCTTTTTGGAACAAAATGCACTGCTTAAAACCGCCTTTAAGAATTACGGTAAAGGAGTACTGTCGCTTCGTTTTGCGGCCGGACGCCAAGTTCATTTGGATTTCTATACGCAAAAAACCGATGCGCGTAAACTGGAAGAAATCCCCGCCTTTCCGCGTTCCCTTTCTCAGCTGCCCGAATCCGATATTATCTGCGCAAAGACTGTGGACAATGTTCCCTATGTCTTTTGGACAAACGGTTCAAATGTGCAGAGTATGAATCTTTTAAACGGCAGCGAATCAACACTTTCACTTGATGGAAAGGCGGGTATTGCCGCCGAAATAAAACACTCAAAGCTCCAATCGCTGTGGGCGGTTTCGGCTCGCGGTTCTATCTATCGGGCAAACGCAAACTTGGAACCCTTTGCAGGCTATCCCGTATTGACGGCAGAAAAACTCCTTCCCAAACCGGTTGCTTTTAACGGCGGTATAGCGGTGCCGCTTTCTGCCGACTCCGCACTGCTCTTTGCCGGCACAACCGATAATTGGTCTACTTCCGACACAATGAATGCTAAACTGCGTGCTGCTCCCGTTATATTTAAAGACGGTATTGCAGCGCTTCCGCGCTCGTTTGAAAGCTGTTTATACCTATTTAATAAAGAAGGAAAAATCGTTGAAGGGTATCCCATTGAGCTTGAAGGAATCTTTGCCGCAGCGCCGGTATTCTTTGAAGAAACAAAGGGAAACTATGCCGCTGCTTTTGTAAGTGAAGACGGCAGGTTTTCTATCCGCAGTTTATCGAAGGATTATGCGGAGATCGCCTCGTGTGATCTTAATACCGTGTGTAAGGCGGATTTGGCGTATTCTGCATCGTTGCGGGCGTTCTTTGTCGTTTCGCAAGACGGACATCTGTTTAAATTCAACACTGCGGGAGCGATAACCGACTCGTTACCGTTAAAGACAGGTGCTGCGGATGATTACTGCATCACGTTGCTCGATGTAACCGGTGACGGGAAAGACGAAATATTTATTTCGGGAGGAGGAAACGCCCTTTACGGGTATACCTCCGGTTTTGCCCCTCTGGACGGTTTCCCGCTTGCCGGCACGGGAACGCCGTACTTACTCGACATTGATGGAGATTCGATTCCTGAACTGATTACGCATGGTATCGATTCAAAAGTCCATGCATATCGGGGCGCGGCACTCAGGTAA
- a CDS encoding tyrosine-protein phosphatase, with the protein MIHKRFMRLSIALLFSLSVLMSCATTDGNRSQEPVYEPLQGTVSSVDKYGNLTTDITEAALKEKGYELGDVLLAKLGDKTVTAPFVATYSDVNRGDYLIRMSHGFTAIAMSYDNCSGKTGAVEGTPVTLSLSKKGAYLQEYEMRHLVKSEKREDYASDAIFANFRTVQAGSIAANRLYRGCNPVFGDARAPYAAKLVEAAKIVTVINLADNAESMAPYLAAAPYYERLVKDGQVITLNMGIDFNDPAFIAKLKDGLIFMGQHKGPFYVHCNEGKDRAGMVAAVLEALMGATVQQVADDYMLSYMNYFNVKKTDARYPVIAKIITDMFVKMNGGKAVTDANLKAVAENYLTKTVGLTAPQINALKQKLQ; encoded by the coding sequence ATGATTCACAAACGTTTTATGCGCCTATCGATTGCATTATTGTTCAGCCTTTCCGTGCTGATGTCATGTGCTACTACGGACGGAAACCGTTCACAGGAGCCGGTATATGAGCCGCTGCAGGGAACCGTTTCGTCGGTTGATAAGTACGGCAATCTTACAACGGACATTACCGAAGCGGCGTTAAAAGAAAAAGGGTATGAGCTTGGCGATGTATTGCTCGCAAAGCTGGGAGACAAAACCGTAACGGCTCCCTTTGTTGCAACCTACAGCGATGTTAATAGAGGCGATTATCTGATTAGAATGTCACACGGATTTACCGCTATCGCGATGAGCTATGATAACTGTAGCGGCAAAACCGGCGCAGTCGAGGGAACTCCGGTAACGCTGTCGCTTTCCAAGAAAGGCGCCTATTTACAGGAATACGAAATGCGCCACTTGGTTAAATCCGAAAAACGTGAGGATTATGCTTCCGATGCAATATTCGCAAACTTCCGCACCGTTCAAGCGGGTTCCATTGCAGCTAATCGGCTATACAGAGGATGCAATCCGGTATTCGGAGATGCTCGCGCCCCGTATGCGGCAAAGCTCGTTGAAGCAGCAAAAATCGTAACTGTTATCAATCTTGCAGACAATGCCGAAAGCATGGCGCCGTATCTTGCCGCAGCGCCTTACTATGAACGGCTGGTAAAAGATGGACAGGTTATCACCCTTAATATGGGAATTGACTTTAACGACCCTGCATTTATCGCAAAACTGAAAGATGGACTGATCTTTATGGGGCAGCACAAAGGACCGTTCTATGTTCATTGTAATGAAGGCAAAGACCGTGCCGGTATGGTTGCCGCCGTACTGGAAGCCTTGATGGGCGCCACAGTGCAGCAGGTTGCCGACGACTATATGCTGTCATATATGAATTATTTTAACGTCAAGAAAACCGATGCGCGGTATCCGGTTATTGCGAAGATTATCACCGATATGTTTGTAAAAATGAACGGCGGCAAAGCTGTTACCGATGCCAATTTAAAAGCTGTTGCGGAAAACTATCTGACTAAAACTGTCGGACTGACCGCACCGCAAATTAATGCACTTAAACAAAAACTACAGTAA
- a CDS encoding flagellin, translating into MVINHNMSAMFAQRTLGVTDVRIGKDIEKLSSGLRINRAGDDASGLAVSEKMRAQIRGLNQASANASNGISFIQVAEAYLQETTDIMQRIRELAVQASNGIYSAEDRMQIQVEVSQLVAEVDRIASSAQFNGMNMLTGRFAREGGENAVTGSMWFHIGANMDQRIRVYIGTMTAHALGVRDLSDNRTMTIETAEEANHSIGTIDEALKKINKQRADLGAYQNRLEMAVVGIDIAAENMQASESRIRDADMAKQMVEYTRNQILNQSGTAMLAQANSNTQLVLSLLR; encoded by the coding sequence ATGGTTATCAACCACAACATGAGTGCAATGTTTGCACAGCGTACATTGGGTGTTACTGATGTACGTATCGGTAAGGACATCGAAAAACTGTCCAGCGGTCTGCGTATCAACCGTGCAGGCGACGATGCTTCCGGACTCGCAGTTTCCGAAAAAATGCGTGCTCAAATCCGCGGCTTAAACCAAGCTTCGGCAAACGCATCGAACGGAATCAGCTTTATTCAAGTTGCCGAAGCATATTTGCAGGAAACGACTGATATTATGCAGCGTATCCGCGAGCTGGCGGTACAAGCGTCAAACGGTATTTACAGCGCGGAAGACCGGATGCAAATTCAGGTCGAAGTCTCCCAGCTTGTTGCCGAAGTTGACCGCATTGCGAGTTCCGCTCAGTTTAACGGTATGAATATGCTGACCGGACGTTTTGCACGTGAAGGCGGAGAGAACGCCGTAACAGGATCAATGTGGTTCCACATCGGCGCCAACATGGATCAGCGCATCCGCGTGTACATCGGAACCATGACTGCTCATGCCCTCGGCGTGCGCGATCTGAGCGATAACCGCACAATGACGATCGAAACCGCAGAAGAAGCAAACCACAGCATCGGTACAATCGATGAGGCATTAAAGAAAATCAACAAGCAGCGGGCAGACCTCGGCGCATACCAGAATAGACTGGAAATGGCTGTTGTCGGAATCGATATTGCCGCAGAAAACATGCAGGCATCCGAATCACGCATCCGCGATGCCGATATGGCCAAGCAGATGGTCGAGTATACGAGAAATCAGATACTCAATCAGTCCGGTACGGCAATGTTGGCACAGGCAAATTCAAATACCCAGCTTGTGCTCTCATTATTGCGGTAA
- a CDS encoding flagellin, with the protein MIINHNMSAMYSQRNTGIVETNIVKDIEKLSSGMRINRAGDDASGLAVSEKMRSQIRGLNQAGQNIQNGVSFIQATEGYLAETTDIMQRLRELAVQAANGIYSAEDRMQIQVEVSQLVDEVDRIASHAQFNGMNLLTGRFAKDSAAGPMQLHVGANMDQSEKLFIGTMTAVALGLTGGMQGGEGDMITISSVEGANMAIGTIDNALKQINKQRADLGAYQNRFELAYNGVAIAAENLQAAESRIRDADMAKQIVEYTKNQILMQSGTAMLAQANTQPQSVIRLLQ; encoded by the coding sequence ATGATTATTAACCACAATATGAGCGCTATGTACTCACAGCGCAACACAGGCATCGTCGAGACCAACATCGTAAAAGACATAGAAAAGCTTTCCAGCGGTATGCGCATTAACCGCGCAGGCGATGATGCTTCCGGACTTGCAGTTTCCGAAAAAATGAGAAGCCAGATCCGCGGTTTAAATCAAGCAGGCCAGAACATACAGAATGGTGTTTCCTTTATCCAAGCAACAGAAGGGTATTTAGCTGAAACCACTGATATTATGCAGCGCCTACGCGAGTTAGCAGTTCAGGCTGCCAACGGTATTTACTCCGCAGAAGACCGTATGCAAATTCAGGTTGAAGTTTCTCAGCTCGTAGATGAAGTAGACCGCATTGCAAGCCATGCTCAATTCAACGGTATGAACTTGCTTACCGGACGCTTTGCAAAGGATTCCGCAGCAGGTCCGATGCAGTTACATGTTGGTGCGAACATGGATCAGTCCGAAAAGCTCTTTATCGGTACAATGACTGCAGTAGCTCTCGGTCTTACCGGCGGTATGCAGGGCGGCGAAGGCGATATGATCACCATTTCTTCTGTGGAAGGTGCTAATATGGCTATCGGTACTATCGACAATGCGTTGAAGCAGATCAACAAGCAGAGAGCTGACCTCGGTGCATACCAGAACCGTTTCGAACTTGCATACAATGGTGTTGCAATTGCTGCTGAAAACCTGCAGGCTGCTGAATCACGCATCCGCGATGCTGATATGGCAAAGCAGATCGTTGAGTACACCAAGAATCAAATCTTGATGCAGTCCGGCACCGCAATGCTTGCACAGGCGAACACACAACCCCAGTCGGTTATCCGCCTCCTTCAATAG